A DNA window from Drosophila biarmipes strain raj3 chromosome 2R, RU_DBia_V1.1, whole genome shotgun sequence contains the following coding sequences:
- the LOC108030425 gene encoding uncharacterized protein LOC108030425, translated as MGDYTWISSNVYEGLPPGAILAGHDSDQDPIYVGRAYHNGEMLPAKIVPGKQQAYVPWGGEEINKHDFEVLVGDHYSWIPASGGFVPPHAIRVGQTGEGEPLYVGRGYFQGSLTPGKVHPSHQCLYIPYGGREERLEAYEVLVQPEVWVASSGRGIVPGTVIGGHDSDGDQIYVGRAYHEGDLLPAKVIPNKGCAYVPYGGGEVVKHDYELLAGYGYGWVHDSHGNVPGNAVLCGRTSDGEPLFIGRAHHHGSLTPGKIHQSHHCLYIPFGGEEVRLDHYEVLVKG; from the exons ATGGGAG ACTACACCTGGATTAGCTCGAACGTCTACGAAGGCCTGCCACCTGGCGCCATCCTAGCTGGCCACGATTCCGACCAGGATCCCATCTATGTGGGCCGCGCCTACCACAACGGCGAGATGCTGCCGGCCAAGATTGTGCCCGGCAAGCAGCAGGCCTACGTGCCCTGGGGCGGCGAGGAGATCAACAAGCACGACTTCGAGGTGCTCGTCGGCGACCACTACTCCTGGATCCCGGCCAGCGGCGGCTTCGTCCCGCCCCACGCCATCCGCGTGGGCCAGACCGGCGAGGGTGAGCCCCTGTACGTGGGTCGCGGCTACTTCCAGGGCAGCCTCACGCCCGGCAAGGTGCACCCCTCGCACCAGTGCCTGTACATCCCCTACGGCGGAAGGGAG GAACGCCTGGAGGCCTACGAAGTCCTTGTCCAGCCGGAGGTTTGGGTGGCCTCCTCCGGACGCGGCATTGTGCCCGGCACAGTCATTGGCGGTCACGACTCTGACGGTGATCAGATCTACGTGGGTCGCGCCTACCACGAAGGCGACTTGCTGCCAGCCAAG GTGATTCCCAACAAGGGCTGTGCCTATGTGCCCTACGGAGGCGGTGAGGTGGTCAAGCACGACTACGAGCTGCTGGCCGGCTACGGATACGGCTGGGTGCACGACAGCCACGGCAATGTGCCCGGCAACGCCGTGCTCTGCGGCCGCACTTCCGACGGAGAGCCCCTGTTCATCGGCCGCGCCCACCACCACGGCAGCCTGACCCCCGGAAAGATCCACCAGTCGCACCACTGCCTCTACATCCCCTTCGGCGGCGAGGAGGTCCGTCTAGACCACTACGAGGTCCTGGTCAAGGGCTAA